The Halictus rubicundus isolate RS-2024b unplaced genomic scaffold, iyHalRubi1_principal scaffold0202, whole genome shotgun sequence genome has a window encoding:
- the LOC143363974 gene encoding uncharacterized protein LOC143363974, with amino-acid sequence MEKGREGVNLEKAVKEVLGEEHKIKRVAPKIFYEVRDIDPTLEREEVRNEIAKALQIENSEIEVKTVRFGYGGTKTAIITVPTGMLEKIGEENKVRVGYTACKMRRTQNLVRCFKCHDFGHLSYNCKLEIQGKELCRRCGKVGHQINGCEAIKSCILCIRAGIPAINLNHCRLAHYLLMQTAIDLNANIVLIAEPLFNPGNWIYSKKGTAAIWTCDLKGKKRLEDGDVIDEDFVAIKINKETYISIYLSPNMSTDEYAYRLSILSEFISKERRKGRSICVGGDFNAKSPSWGSKEQNDKGSILLDRFLEWGLTPIKPEGGHTYEKGQVKSNLDFIAVTRDRTRDRETVTNIIDVEWRVTKAGLEKSIEIADEIWREKRLITQEKYREEEEKKFLGALPEICERAFEKIKTGEGKKKKANIWWNDEIREQRSKTNNLRRKKSKRVLQRLIAKEKERKWKELCETINKDPWGKPYKTVIRQVKPDTPPANISTEMAKEVLKELFPSDGGKEAANEREENTRNREGERGEMREMNQEAAGLDGMIPEIIKKLAERRPDRFQALFNGIFERGRIPGEWKKARTILLRKPGKNPDEPSAYRPICVIDAIAKMMEYITRDRLEKEMGRESFDKNQYGFVKGRSTVHAMTKVAEDAWTATDKQRFGVMIALDVRNAFNTLRWDTIIEQMKMRGFSDYLTRLMQDYFNERTICYKNSDETIWREMKMGVPQGSVLGPFMWNLVYDDLLKRENPEMTSKYAFADDIIITIQASTINGLRKRIERVVEDTRKWMKTKGLSLAEQKTEIMLMNQKKIEGGLEIRIGGTKIKPSPFLKYLGVTFDEKKNFKKHIEDATNKAIKTMTVLSSLMTNGKRTSQAVRRLFYMTLEAIVLYGAPVWADGALANRNKNTLRKTQKLGLGRVVSAYRTVPQETLCVLAGITPWHLKIQERKQLFQIENQILKEENIDNIKTLCREGRNLGTIHEILEGLRLELEEEEGEESLKKSVKIWIRRRMKDITDILWQREWEREVVGRWTYRLIPNIVKWRKRKYGQLSFYVTQVLTGHGVFNTYRERIGKSETGECWYHQNCPDTPEHTIIDCEERDRLTIEKLMEESVKKGENWIAFEGFCRRVMKRKEEEERRREKMAGETPTLRDIQADLESGDTERRRDL; translated from the exons ATGGAGAAGGGACGCGAGGGGGTAAATCTGGAGAAAGCGGTAAAGGAGGTCCTAGGGGAAGAACACAAAATTAAAAGAGTGgcaccaaaaattttttacgaggtAAGGGACATTGACCCGACATTGGAACGGGAAGAGGTAAGGAACGAAATTGCTAAGGcgctacaaattgaaaatagcgaAATAGAGGTAAAAACAGTCCGttttggatacggaggaacgAAAACTGCGATAATAACAGTTCCAACGGGGATGTTAGAGAAAATAGGCGAAGAAAATAAAGTGAGGGTAGGGTACACGGCATGTAAAATGAGGAGAACGCAGAACCTCGTGAGATGCTTTAAATGCCACGACTTCGGGCATCTATCATATAACTGCAAGTTGGAAATACAGGGGAAAGAACTCTGCAGAAGATGTGGCAAAGTAGGACACCAAATCAACGGATGTGAGGCGATTAAAAGCTGCATCCTTTGCATTAGAGCTGGCATTCCTGCG ATAAATTTAAACCATTGCCGACTTGCGCATTACTTGCTAATGCAAACAGCAATTGACCTAAATGCGAATATAGTATTAATAGCGGAGCCACTTTTTAATCCGGGAAACTGGATCTATTCGAAAAAGGGGACCGCCGCTATATGGACCTGCGACTTGAAGGGAAAGAAAAGACTAGAGGACGGAGACGTGATAGATGAAGATttcgtagcaataaaaattaataaagaaacttatataagtatatatttatCTCCAAACATGTCAACTGACGAATATGCTTACAGGCTTAGTATATTATCAGAATTCATCAgcaaggaaagaagaaaggggaggaGCATCTGCGTTGGAGGAGATTTCAACGCAAAATCACCGAGCTGGGGGTCCAAGGAGCAAAATGACAAAGGGAGTATCCTGCTGGACAGATTTCTCGAGTGGGGCCTGACACCGATCAAACCGGAGGGGGGTCATACTTACGAAAAGGGACAAGTAAAGTCAAATCTTGACTTCATTGCAGTGACGAGGGACCGGACAAGGGACAGGGAAACCGTAACAAATATAATAGACGTGGA ATGGAGGGTGACGAAAGCCGGCTTAGAAAAAAGCATAGAAATAGCAGACGAAAtttggagagagaaaagactgaTAACTCAAGAAAAGTatcgagaagaggaagaaaaaaaattcctaggTGCGCTCCCCGAAATATGTGAGAGagctttcgaaaaaataaaaacgggagaaggaaaaaagaaaaaggcaaatATATGGTGGAACGATGAAATAAGAGAACAAAGGAGCAAAACAAACAATCTAAGAAGAAAA AAAAGTAAAAGAGTACTTCAAAGACTCATAGCgaaggaaaaagagagaaaatggaaGGAACTATGCGAGACAATAAATAAAGACCCATGGGGAAAACCCTACAAAACGGTGATTAGGCAAGTCAAACCCGACACACCCCCGGCAAATATATCAACGGAAATGGCTAAGGAagtattaaaggaactgttcccCTCAGACGGGGGAAAGGAGGCGGCaaacgaaagagaagaaaatacgaggaatagagaaggggaaaggggtgAAATGAGAGAGATGAACCAAGAG GCGGCGGGATTGGACGGGATGATTCcggagataataaaaaaattagcggAGAGGAGACCGGATAGATTCCAGGCTCTGTTCAATGGAATTTTCGAAAGGGGGAGAATACCGGGAGAATGGAAGAAGGCCAGGACGATCCTCCTCAGAAAGCCGGGGAAAAATCCGGATGAACCCTCGGCGTACCGACCAATATGTGTAATAGACGCGATAGCGAAAATGATGGAATACATCACAAGAGATAGATTGGAGAAGGAAATGGGGAGGGAAtcgtttgacaaaaaccaatacggaTTTGTGAAAGGAAGGTCAACGGTCCACGCCATGACCAAGGTAGCAGAAGACGCATGGACAGCAACCGATAAACAGAGATTCGGGGTTATGATAGCTCTGGACGTCAGGAATGCTTTTAACACCCtaagatgggatacgataatagagcaAATGAAAATGAGAGGTTTTAGTGACTATCTGACGAGGCTAATGCAGGATTATTTTAACGAAAGGACAATATGCTACAAAAATTCGGACGAAACAATTtggagagaaatgaaaatgggggttccacaggggtcggtattGGGACCGTTTATGTGGAACTTGGTGTATGACGATCTCCTGAAAAGAGAAAACCCGGAAATGACCAGCAAATATGCTTTTGCGGATGACATAATTATTACGATACAAGCATCAACGATTAATGGATTAAGGAAGAGGATTGAGAGAGTCGTAGAAGATACGAGGAAATGGATGAAGACAAAAGGACTATCCCTTGCGGAACAAAAAACGGAGATTATGCTGATGaatcaaaaaaaaatagagggggGGCTAGAAATCCGAATAGGTGGGACGAAAATAAAGCCGAGtccgtttttaaaatatttaggagTAACTTTTGACGAAAAGAAGAACTTTAAGAAACACATAGAGGACGCAACAAATAAGGCCATAAAGACGATGACTGTATTAAGCAGTCTAATGACAAATGGTAAAAGGACTAGCCAGGCTGTTAGAAGGCTATTCTATATGACGCTCGAAGCGATAGTTTTATATGGAGCCCCAGTATGGGCGGATGGGGCCTTAGCAAACCGCAATAAAAACACATTAAGGAaaactcaaaaattgggccTGGGAAGGGTGGTGTCGGCATATAGGACTGTACCACAGGAAACGCTGTGTGTACTAGCAGGCATAACACCCTGGCATTTAAAAATCCAGGAAAGGAAACAGCTATTCCAGATTGAAAACCAAATATTAAAAGAGGAGAACATAGACAATATAAAAACCCTATGCAGAGAGGGGAGAAACCTAGGGACCATACACGAGATTCTGGAGGGCCTAAGATTGGAattagaggaggaagagggtgaGGAAAGCCttaaaaaatccgtaaaaatttggataaggaGGAGGATGAAGGACATAACCGACATCTTATGGCAGAGGGAGTGGGAAAGGGAGGTGGTGGGCAGGTGGACGTACCGCCTAATCCCTAATATAGTTAAATGGAGAAAAAGGAAATACGGACAATTGAGTTTTTACGTAACACAAGTACTAACCGGACATGGGGTTTTTAACACTTATAGGGAAAGAATAGGGAAATCGGAAACAGGGgagtgctggtaccaccagaatTGTCCGGATACCCCGGAGCATACTATAATAGATTGCGagga gagaGATAGACTGACGATCGAAAAACTGATGGAAGAGAGCGTTAAAAAAGGAGAGAACTGGATAGCTTTTGAAGGATTTTGCAGAAGGGTAATgaaaaggaaggaggaggaagagagaaggagggagaagATGGCGGGAGAAACTCCCACTTTAAGAGATATCCAGGCGGACCTAGAGTCAGGAGATACGGAAAGAAGAAGGGAtctataa